One genomic window of Terriglobia bacterium includes the following:
- a CDS encoding PEGA domain-containing protein: MKKCSKCRNLYPDEFVFCPVDGADLPPEPSDEPEVAGYPAEPAQIKVRTLMISLGILILTSLVCFVSVFSYLYLKPKYGGLVVKTTPPGATILLDGKQRGASPLTLGDLKSGGHQVRAVKDGYEEYVQEVEVIPYSTENIHLALKPLVAKLTNEQLAELEAWKKKLDSAQEENILLPPPDDYNVLYFADKILAIDPANAFAADVKAKLAETVHQKADLAYAREDWLAAENEYKSLSLIYPNDIAINERLADISSKIDASVKDREKQIEEWKIKAEAAFKAGVLLPPEKDDAWDALRSILRFDRKNVYALGALSHLMELLQTRGDTKLSSGDLQGARTEFKLALQYFPDDKYSSSRLAMVEAKLAENSRSEQARLQRLQEEQQQSREKLANLRLSAINAYRSGAHEKALAEWQEYLKLEPNSDEAYFYLGATYLEEKQLDTAILNFEKCISLNPNNAYAHLNLGILYDRHRSDLGQAAEHLEKAKALGGVDKYAPERIQGMIQDLQQRMQLNAMKATPFPVEHKHVFSSCRGYLRITDDGVEFKTTEADHSFFEAYSGLRSFTVEGDEVSIRTRNNKKYNFRLLRPNDANTVRRLAALHLKANE; this comes from the coding sequence ATGAAAAAGTGCTCCAAGTGCCGCAATCTTTATCCGGACGAGTTTGTGTTTTGTCCCGTAGACGGCGCCGATCTCCCGCCGGAGCCGAGCGATGAACCGGAGGTGGCAGGGTACCCTGCCGAGCCCGCGCAAATCAAGGTCCGAACGCTGATGATCAGCTTGGGGATTCTCATCCTCACAAGCCTGGTCTGCTTTGTCTCCGTGTTCTCTTACCTCTATCTGAAGCCGAAGTACGGGGGCCTGGTCGTCAAAACGACGCCCCCCGGGGCCACGATTCTCCTGGATGGGAAGCAGCGAGGCGCCTCCCCGCTCACTCTCGGCGATCTGAAGTCCGGCGGGCATCAGGTGAGGGCGGTCAAGGACGGCTACGAAGAGTATGTGCAGGAAGTGGAAGTGATTCCCTATTCCACCGAAAATATCCACCTGGCGCTCAAACCGCTCGTTGCCAAGCTGACCAATGAACAGCTGGCTGAGCTCGAAGCCTGGAAAAAGAAGCTGGACAGCGCCCAGGAGGAGAACATCCTGTTGCCGCCGCCGGACGACTACAACGTGCTCTATTTCGCGGACAAAATCCTGGCGATCGATCCCGCCAATGCCTTCGCGGCCGATGTCAAGGCCAAACTTGCCGAGACGGTGCACCAGAAGGCCGACCTCGCCTACGCGCGTGAAGACTGGCTGGCAGCGGAGAATGAGTACAAGAGCCTTTCCCTTATCTACCCCAACGACATTGCCATCAATGAACGACTGGCCGACATTTCCTCCAAGATCGACGCCAGCGTGAAGGACCGGGAAAAGCAGATCGAGGAATGGAAGATCAAGGCGGAGGCCGCTTTCAAAGCAGGTGTGCTGCTGCCCCCGGAAAAAGACGACGCATGGGACGCGCTGCGCAGCATCCTGCGTTTCGACCGGAAGAATGTGTACGCGCTGGGCGCGCTGTCCCACCTCATGGAGTTGCTGCAGACTCGAGGAGACACGAAGCTCAGCAGCGGAGACCTGCAGGGGGCCCGCACCGAGTTCAAGCTGGCTCTGCAATACTTTCCGGACGACAAATACAGCAGTTCCCGCCTTGCGATGGTGGAAGCCAAACTGGCGGAGAATTCCCGGTCCGAGCAGGCCCGGCTCCAGCGGCTGCAGGAAGAACAGCAGCAGTCACGGGAAAAGCTGGCCAACCTCCGCCTCTCGGCCATCAATGCCTACCGGTCCGGTGCTCATGAAAAAGCTCTGGCCGAATGGCAGGAGTACCTGAAGCTGGAACCCAACAGCGATGAGGCCTATTTCTACCTGGGCGCCACCTACCTCGAAGAAAAGCAGCTCGACACTGCCATCCTGAATTTCGAGAAATGCATCTCCCTCAATCCCAACAACGCCTACGCTCATCTCAATCTCGGGATTCTATACGATAGGCACCGCAGCGACCTCGGTCAGGCAGCGGAACATCTGGAAAAGGCCAAAGCTCTGGGTGGCGTGGACAAGTACGCCCCCGAACGGATCCAGGGCATGATTCAGGATCTGCAGCAGCGCATGCAGCTGAACGCGATGAAGGCGACCCCTTTCCCCGTCGAGCACAAACATGTGTTCTCCAGCTGCAGGGGATATTTGCGCATTACGGATGATGGGGTCGAATTCAAAACTACGGAAGCAGACCACAGCTTTTTTGAAGCCTACTCCGGCCTGCGCAGCTTCACGGTGGAGGGGGATGAGGTTTCGATCCGCACCCGAAACAACAAAAAGTACAACTTCCGGCTGCTCAGACCGAACG
- a CDS encoding aspartate aminotransferase family protein produces the protein MTKQEILEKKERFLFPAILTYYSEPLALARGKGLHLYDTEGREYLDFFGGILTVIAGHCNDTITDALVEQARTLQHASTLYLTAPQVELAEKLAAITPGRLQKSFFTNSGTEANETAIQIARAYTGRHEVVALRHAYSGRSALAMSITGQYAWRTGGPGLPGIVHAHSAYCYRCPFEKTYPDCELVCARDMEEMIRTATSGQLAAFIAEPIQGVGGFITPPREYFSIVAEIVRKYGGVFISDEVQTGLGRTGGKWFGIEHWSVQPDIITMAKGLANGSPAGATIAAPEIADSFKGLTISTFGGNPVAARAAKATIDFIESEGLLENARVTGQYLRERLEELQDKHLIIGEVRGMGLMQGVELVRDRKTKQPAVEEMRRLMDLAKNNGLILGKGGLYGNVIRISPALTCTRRDVDDAVLLLDRSLDQLRQA, from the coding sequence CTGACGAAGCAGGAAATCCTCGAGAAGAAGGAGCGTTTCCTTTTCCCCGCGATCCTCACATACTATTCCGAGCCGCTGGCGCTTGCACGCGGCAAGGGCCTCCACCTTTATGACACGGAGGGACGGGAGTACCTGGACTTTTTCGGCGGGATACTCACCGTCATCGCGGGACACTGCAATGACACGATCACGGACGCCCTGGTGGAGCAGGCGCGCACGCTCCAGCACGCGTCGACCCTGTACCTGACCGCGCCCCAGGTAGAGCTGGCTGAGAAACTTGCCGCCATCACACCGGGTCGCCTGCAGAAGAGCTTTTTTACCAACAGCGGCACAGAAGCCAATGAGACAGCCATCCAGATCGCGCGTGCGTACACGGGGCGCCACGAAGTCGTAGCCCTGCGTCACGCCTACAGCGGCCGATCGGCTCTGGCCATGAGCATCACGGGCCAATACGCGTGGCGCACAGGCGGCCCGGGACTTCCCGGGATTGTGCATGCCCACAGCGCCTACTGCTATCGCTGCCCATTTGAAAAGACATATCCCGACTGCGAGCTGGTTTGTGCCCGGGATATGGAGGAGATGATTCGTACGGCTACCAGCGGGCAGCTGGCGGCCTTTATTGCTGAACCGATACAGGGCGTGGGTGGTTTCATCACTCCGCCCAGGGAGTATTTTTCGATCGTAGCGGAGATCGTCCGCAAATATGGCGGGGTATTCATCAGCGACGAAGTTCAAACAGGATTGGGCCGGACTGGAGGGAAATGGTTCGGCATCGAGCACTGGAGCGTTCAGCCCGACATCATCACCATGGCGAAAGGGCTGGCCAACGGGTCCCCAGCCGGGGCCACTATTGCCGCTCCTGAAATCGCTGATTCATTCAAGGGTTTGACCATATCCACGTTCGGCGGCAACCCGGTAGCCGCCCGCGCGGCAAAGGCCACAATCGATTTCATCGAGTCGGAGGGCCTGCTGGAGAACGCGCGGGTGACGGGCCAGTATTTAAGAGAGCGCCTCGAGGAACTGCAGGACAAGCACCTCATCATCGGGGAGGTCCGGGGCATGGGCCTCATGCAGGGCGTGGAGCTGGTACGGGATCGCAAGACCAAGCAGCCGGCAGTTGAGGAAATGCGCCGGTTGATGGACCTGGCAAAGAACAACGGCTTGATCCTCGGCAAAGGGGGGCTCTACGGTAACGTGATCCGCATCTCCCCGGCTCTCACCTGCACCAGGAGGGACGTGGACGACGCAGTGCTTCTGTTGGACCGATCTTTGGATCAGCTCCGGCAGGCATAG
- a CDS encoding class I SAM-dependent methyltransferase, giving the protein MAIATALAPPKILELGCGRTKHPNAVGIDRVALPGVDVVHDLNRSPYPFGDNTFDEVYAVHVIEHLDSILAVMEELHRITRPKARIVIITPHHSDAISWQDPTHKWHLNSFSFSYFEPSYHTNYYTTARFRIRSKEVELASIWKSLGVQYLINLDNRFPAFRFIRKLWEQHLCYVVRGKQLTFVLETIK; this is encoded by the coding sequence TTGGCTATCGCAACGGCTCTGGCACCGCCGAAGATTTTGGAACTCGGCTGTGGTCGAACGAAGCACCCGAACGCCGTGGGGATCGATCGGGTTGCCTTGCCGGGAGTGGATGTTGTCCACGATCTGAACCGCAGCCCGTACCCTTTCGGCGACAACACCTTTGATGAGGTCTACGCTGTCCACGTGATCGAGCACCTGGACTCCATCCTGGCCGTGATGGAGGAATTACACCGGATCACCAGGCCGAAGGCCCGCATTGTCATCATCACGCCCCATCACAGCGACGCCATTTCCTGGCAGGATCCTACCCATAAATGGCATTTGAATTCCTTTTCGTTCAGCTACTTTGAGCCCTCCTATCATACCAACTATTACACCACAGCCCGGTTCCGGATAAGGAGCAAAGAGGTGGAGTTGGCATCCATCTGGAAGTCGCTGGGAGTTCAGTACCTGATCAATCTCGACAACAGGTTCCCCGCTTTTCGTTTCATCAGGAAACTCTGGGAACAGCACCTCTGTTACGTGGTGCGCGGCAAACAGCTCACCTTCGTCCTGGAAACCATAAAATAG
- the hutU gene encoding urocanate hydratase → MLKTGSKPKIRAPRGAGLSCKSWHQEAAMRMLMNNLDEEVGERPEELIIYGGSGKAARNWECYHAIIASLQNLENDETLLVQSGKPVGVFRTHEYAPRVLIANANLVGNWDNWTEFRRLEAIGLMMYGQMTAGSWIYIGSQGIVQGTYETFASMARSHFGGSLRGKILVSGGLGGMGGAQPLAATMLGAAFLGIDVDPERIHKRLRTEYCQRISYDLDEALRLVESAARRGEAISIGLVGNCAEVLPELVRRGFTPDALTDQTSAHDPLNGYVPAGVKLEEAARLRREDPDEYVRRSMDSIAVHVRAMLEMQRRGAVTFDYGNNIRGHALKAGVTNALDFPGFVPAYIRPLFCEGRGPFRWAALSGDPADIAATDGLVLEMFPENESLCNWIRLARERIRFQGLPARICWLGYGERAAFGLRINDLVARGKILAPIVIGRDHLDCGSVASPYRETESMKDTSDAVADWPILNALLNTASGASWVSFHDGGGVGVGYSMHAGQVTVADGTAGMARRIERVLTNDPGIGVARHVDAGYDDARQFARHKNIKIPMM, encoded by the coding sequence ATGCTGAAGACCGGATCGAAACCGAAAATTCGGGCGCCCAGGGGGGCCGGCCTGAGCTGCAAAAGCTGGCATCAGGAAGCCGCCATGCGCATGCTGATGAACAACCTTGACGAAGAGGTCGGGGAACGTCCCGAAGAGTTGATCATCTATGGCGGCAGCGGCAAGGCGGCGCGCAACTGGGAGTGCTACCACGCCATCATCGCCTCCCTGCAGAATCTGGAAAACGACGAAACGCTGCTTGTGCAGTCGGGCAAACCCGTCGGCGTCTTCCGCACCCATGAGTATGCACCCCGCGTCCTGATCGCCAACGCCAACCTGGTGGGGAATTGGGATAACTGGACGGAGTTCCGCCGGCTCGAGGCCATCGGCCTGATGATGTACGGCCAGATGACTGCAGGGAGTTGGATCTACATCGGCAGCCAGGGAATCGTCCAGGGCACTTACGAGACTTTCGCTTCCATGGCACGGAGCCACTTCGGCGGCAGCCTGCGTGGCAAGATCCTCGTCTCCGGAGGGCTCGGCGGCATGGGCGGAGCCCAGCCGCTGGCAGCCACGATGCTTGGAGCCGCTTTCCTGGGCATAGACGTGGACCCGGAGAGGATCCACAAGCGGCTTCGCACTGAGTATTGCCAGCGCATTTCCTACGATCTGGACGAAGCACTCCGCCTCGTCGAGAGTGCGGCACGCAGGGGGGAGGCAATTTCGATAGGATTGGTCGGCAACTGCGCCGAAGTGCTCCCGGAACTGGTGCGCCGCGGTTTCACGCCCGATGCGCTCACCGACCAGACCAGCGCGCACGATCCGCTGAACGGCTACGTTCCCGCCGGGGTCAAACTGGAAGAGGCCGCGCGCCTGCGCCGAGAGGATCCCGACGAATACGTGCGCCGGAGCATGGACTCGATCGCCGTGCACGTGCGCGCCATGCTCGAAATGCAGCGGCGCGGCGCCGTCACCTTCGATTACGGCAATAACATCCGCGGCCATGCGCTCAAGGCCGGGGTCACCAACGCGCTCGATTTTCCCGGATTCGTCCCGGCCTATATCCGCCCGCTCTTCTGCGAAGGGCGCGGCCCCTTCCGCTGGGCAGCGCTCTCGGGCGACCCGGCGGATATTGCGGCCACCGACGGCCTGGTGCTGGAAATGTTCCCAGAGAATGAGTCTCTCTGCAACTGGATCCGGCTTGCCCGGGAGAGGATCCGCTTTCAGGGATTGCCCGCCCGAATTTGCTGGCTTGGATACGGCGAGCGGGCCGCATTCGGTCTGCGCATCAATGACCTGGTCGCGCGCGGGAAAATCCTGGCGCCTATCGTCATCGGGAGAGACCACCTCGATTGCGGCTCGGTCGCGTCGCCCTACCGCGAGACCGAGTCGATGAAGGACACCTCGGACGCCGTGGCCGACTGGCCCATCCTGAACGCGCTGCTCAACACCGCCAGCGGCGCCTCCTGGGTATCGTTCCACGACGGCGGCGGCGTGGGCGTCGGTTACTCGATGCACGCCGGCCAGGTGACGGTTGCGGACGGCACCGCCGGGATGGCCCGCCGAATCGAACGCGTGCTTAC
- the hydA gene encoding dihydropyrimidinase, whose product MTTLIKNGTIITATDMYKADILVKNGIISEIGREISKIASEIVDATEKWVLPGGVDVHTHLDAQVDGMTTVDDFETGTAAAAAGGTTTVVDFAQQAPGATLAQTLEAWKAKAEARAVVDYGFHIALSEVNDAVANEIPAMVESGITSFKVSLEGIGERRISDAAALDFLQRVTAAGALPCVHAENGEVIDLLWRRLSAAGKSSAKYLPAVRPPEVEAEAVARIISLADLAHTPVYITNLSSAHALEKVKAARDRGQQVFAETCSHYLLLNSERYEENEAVKYYVTPPLRPAWHQEILWKALNSGDIQVVGSDHTAFNYAGQKDLGTDSFVQAPRGLSGVQERLSAISSTGVQNGRISMNRLVDLLCSMPARLFGLFPRKGTIAVGSDADLVIFDPRTDQTLSKAIALSRVDYCAYEGMRTHGSPWLVIQRGRIIAREGKVMSRPGSGEFLPRAKFGTV is encoded by the coding sequence ATGACAACCTTGATCAAGAACGGAACTATCATCACGGCGACGGACATGTACAAGGCGGACATCCTGGTGAAGAACGGCATCATTTCCGAGATCGGAAGAGAGATTTCTAAAATCGCCAGCGAGATCGTGGATGCAACGGAAAAATGGGTTTTGCCCGGCGGAGTCGACGTCCACACTCACCTCGACGCTCAGGTCGACGGCATGACCACCGTGGATGACTTTGAGACCGGCACAGCTGCCGCCGCAGCCGGCGGAACCACGACTGTAGTTGATTTCGCCCAGCAAGCGCCGGGAGCTACCCTGGCGCAAACCCTGGAAGCATGGAAGGCCAAAGCCGAGGCGCGCGCCGTCGTCGATTATGGATTCCACATCGCGCTCTCGGAAGTGAACGACGCCGTAGCTAATGAGATTCCCGCGATGGTGGAGTCAGGCATTACGAGCTTCAAGGTCTCGCTCGAGGGAATCGGCGAACGCCGCATCAGCGATGCCGCCGCTTTGGATTTCCTGCAGCGGGTGACGGCGGCGGGCGCGCTCCCCTGCGTCCACGCCGAGAACGGTGAGGTGATCGATCTCCTGTGGCGGCGCCTGTCGGCGGCCGGCAAGAGCTCGGCGAAGTACCTCCCGGCGGTCAGGCCGCCGGAAGTGGAGGCCGAGGCCGTGGCGCGCATCATCTCCCTGGCCGATCTGGCACACACCCCCGTGTACATTACCAACCTGTCCTCGGCGCACGCGCTCGAAAAGGTCAAGGCTGCGCGCGATCGCGGCCAGCAGGTTTTTGCCGAGACTTGCTCGCATTATCTCCTTCTCAACAGCGAGCGCTATGAGGAAAATGAGGCCGTCAAGTACTATGTGACCCCGCCTCTGCGACCTGCCTGGCATCAGGAGATTCTCTGGAAGGCTCTGAACTCTGGAGACATTCAGGTCGTCGGGAGCGACCACACCGCCTTCAACTATGCCGGCCAGAAGGACCTGGGCACGGACAGCTTCGTTCAGGCGCCGCGCGGCCTCTCCGGCGTGCAGGAGCGCCTGTCCGCGATCAGTTCGACCGGTGTTCAAAACGGCAGGATCTCCATGAACCGCTTGGTGGATCTGCTTTGCAGCATGCCGGCCAGGCTGTTCGGCCTGTTCCCCCGCAAGGGAACCATTGCCGTGGGGAGCGATGCCGATCTGGTGATTTTCGATCCCAGAACCGATCAAACTCTTTCGAAGGCGATTGCGCTTTCTCGTGTCGATTACTGCGCCTACGAAGGGATGAGAACCCATGGTTCTCCGTGGCTGGTGATCCAGCGTGGCAGAATCATCGCCCGCGAGGGGAAGGTGATGAGCCGGCCGGGCAGCGGTGAATTCCTGCCGCGCGCCAAGTTCGGTACCGTCTGA